A stretch of DNA from Alicyclobacillus acidocaldarius subsp. acidocaldarius Tc-4-1:
CATGCCCACCAGCCGCGATGGATCTCCTTGGGACGTTGGCTCAAGTTCCAAAGGAGCATCATAGCTTCGACGACGAGTAACGCCGCAAACGGCCAAAAGGGTGGCACATGCCCCAATCGCCAAGCGTTCCAAAGAAGAACGCCTGCCGCAAACGCCTGAACACCGATGCGCAACATCATGCACTTCCCCCGGTGACGCTGACCGTCATTGGCACCTGAAAATCCGTGGTGAACGCTCCGCCGAAGATCGCCTGGGTCGCTTCCTGGATCCACGGCACATGGAACGTACCGCTTACGGTGACGGTGACTTCTTCGTTGTTCACGATGGCGTTCTCTTGAAGGTTGTCAAACAGGTTGGACAGATGTTCACTTTGTGCGCTGGCTTCAAACTGTTGCTGCGCAGCTTGTACAGGATCCCCGACGGTCTGCAGTGTCGTCGTGAAATAGCCCTGTACCCCCGATGAGTTGACCACTTCCTGTTGAATCTGCGACTGCGCTGACCACGCTGCCGCCTCCGCTGCGGCGCGCAACTCGAAATATCCAGCCACTGTGGCCCCGAACGTCATCATGACCGTAAAGAGCAGCAACCCGATCGTGGTATAGACCAGCCCTTTGAACAGTTCGGCTACGGCCAAGAGAGTTCGCCTCCTCAACTGGAGGTGAAGTACGCTTCGTTGACATCTGAGGCGGTGACGGACATCGGGATCGTCGCTGGGAAACTGTTCGGTGCACCAATCGCCGCCAACAGATCCGGAAACAAAAACGGCGCATCGTATTGCACCGTCACTTGTGCCTCGGGTGTCGACACATCCGCGCTCACTTCCGTGGACGAAACGCTCCATAGGGTTTGCCCGTTGTAAGTAAGCGGCAACCCCGAGGCTTGCAGCGTGTCTTCAACCGCTTGCTCCGCCGCAGACGCATCTCCGGTAATCGCCGCCACCCGCGCGCCGTTCTCCGCAGCCGTCACGAGGATGCTCCGGACGTGAATCAAGGACGTGAAGGTCAGAATCAGACCCAGGATCACCAACCCGACCCCCGTGGTCACCAGTCCTGCGAACAACGTACTGACGCCCGTACCGCCTCGTAACCATCTCATGCGCACTCACCTCCAGACCCGCCGTCCAAAAACTCCGTTCCTCCAAAAAAAGGGTGAGCGCATGGTCACGCCCACCCTTCGTCACTTCACGATCCCGTGCTTCCCGACGTCGAGCTGAAGTTCGGCAGCGTGAAGTTGCCGTTCCCCGAGTAATCGGCCGAATAGCCGCCCGAAGACGCCGTCCCCGAGCTTTGCGTGATCGAGTTCAGCGCGTTCTCCCCAGAGGACTTGGCGGCGTTGAATCCGTGGAAGAGCAACACCCCAAGCACCGTGAACAGAGCGATCGTAAGCAGGATCCCGAAGATCATGAAGAGGGTTCGATTCAAGTTCGACTGTTCGGGGCCTGCCTTTCGCCAGCGCAGCAAGTGCGAACGTACCCGTGTGGTCATGTTCACAGATTCCCCTTTCGTTGGTTTACGAACCAAACATCGCCATAAACGCCTTCAACGCCGCAGGAACAACGCCGTGCTGCAGCGTGTTCGACAACAACAGAGCCGTACCGGTCGCCATGCCGACCCCGGCGATCATCCAGAAGATGCTCACCAGGTTAATCGTGCTGCCCGTCCCGGCTCGACGCCCACGCCAAAACGTGGGGCTGCGAATCACGCAACTGAGGAGGCGTTGCATGAGACTTCACACTCCCTTCCGAGGGCATTAAAAAACCCTCCTATCCCTAGGAGGGGTGTCATGCAAAAACGAACTCAAAACGCGATCCCGACGCCAAAACCACTCGCGAAGAGTTTCATCGCGTACGACAGGACCGCGAAGAAGATATAGCCGAAGACCGGAATCCCCATCCCCAACGTGGAGATGAGGCCGATCTTAGCCACCGCCGAATTGTGGAGATGTTCGGCCTCCGCATCGCGGATGCGTTCCTCGATTTCAAGCGACGTCAGCATCATGTCCACAAGCGGCGTGTGATACCGTGTCGCTTGCGACAAAAGCTGCGCGAACTGCGTAGCCTCCGGCAAGCGCAGGCGCTCCGCCATGGTCATAAACGCTTCCACTACCGTCTCCACACGCATCGAGACGTTTTCCATACCCTCCGCCGCGCCGATCGCGATGCACACGTCACGAAGATACGGCTTCAACGGATAATTCGCGACCGATTCCGCTGCCAGAATCCCGCGTTCGATCGGCGCGCCCGCCTCCGTGAGCAGCGCAATCAACAGACGCGCTTGACGCAACTGCTTCTTCAGCAGAAGCCGTGCACGCTTATATAGGCGACTCAGATACACGTAGGGTAGAAAAAACGCGAACGCCGCGAATGGAAAAGCCCAGTAGAGGCCGAGGAGCAGAAACAACGCCAACACCAGCACCGGCATGGCGAAGGACACGCGATACGCAAGGTCCGCCCACTCGGGATGTCCGATCTCTCGCGCGAAAAACACCAAGTTTTGATGCAGGCTTTCGAGAAACCCTTGCTTGGGCTTCGGACGCCGAAACGTACCGTGCACGGACTGACGGAACAGGCGCTCCTGTTCCTGATCGGCGAGGTACGTCCCGACCACGCCGATGAGCACCGCAAGGGCCATCAGCACACCGAGCGCATACGCCATCGACTATCCCTTCTTTCCCGTCGCAATGTTTTGCACGAACGCCCAGTCCTGCGCGAGCAACCACTCCGCGAGATGGGGATCGAATTCAACGCCCTTCTTTTGGTCGATCTCGCGCTTGACCTGCTCCGGCGGCCACCCCTCTTTGTAGGGCCTCGCCTCCAAGAGCGCATCCAGCACGTCCACCAGTTTGACCACCCGCGCCACCAGCGGGATCTCTTCGCCCGCCGCGCCCGTGGGGTAGCCGGTACCGTCCCAGTTTTCATGATGATGGAGTGCGACTTCCTTGGCCCACCGCCAGCTTTTCTCGTCATACAGCCAAGCGTTCTCCTGTTGAATATAGCTTTCGACCTCTTCCAACACGTCGCGCCCCTTTTGGGTGTGCGTCTGCACCAGCTTGTACTCTTCCGGGGTCAGCTTGGCGGGCTTATACAGGATTTCGCGCGGGATCGCCGACTTCCCGACATCGTGGACATAGGCAGCCAGGGTAATGCGGGACACATCGGGCTGCTCCCAGCGTAGTGCCTCTTCGGCGATCCAGATCGTGTATCGTTCGACTCGCGACAAATGGTTTAGCAGTTCAGGGTCCCCGTACTCCGCTGCAAACGCGAGACCGCGAAAGAGCGCCGATTGGTAGGCGAGCTTCACCTGGATGGTGTCTTGCTCGAACACATGCGCGAGATACACTTGCGTGTGCGTGTCGTGAGGGATGGAAAATGCATGGAGCAGCGCCCGATCGCCATTCCTGCGCCGAACCCAGAGCGTGTGAAGGCCCGCTTCCGTGATCTGCGGATGCAAAAAGGCGCTCGGCACCCCCCTTATCTCGTCGGGCGCAAAGTCCAAGAGTTCGTCCAGGTTGCCTCGAACCGCTGCAATCGCGCCGTCCTGCCCGATCTCAAGCTCCACCATGGGCGCTGTCCCCCCACACGATCTCGCCACCGCCGCGATGTTTGCCGTGATAGAGATGCAAATCGGCGTGCGCCAGCAGTTGTTCCAAGGTCTCCCCGTGCTTGGGAAAGCACGCCGTGCCAAATGTAATGTCGAGGCCATACTGTTCGAGCGGCAAGCGCGCTTTGAGTTGCCTCAACCGATCCACCATGCCTTCATGACACGCGCACGCTTCAAAGATGAGTACAAACTCGTCCCCGCCCAGTCGAGCCAAGACATCCGACGCACGCTTCTCGGCTTGGAGCGCTTGCGCAATCGCGCACAGCGCCTCGTCCCCCTTCGCATGGCCCTGGGTGTCGTTCAGGCACTTGAACTTGTCAAAGTCCATGAGCACCAGCACAAATTCGAGGTTGTTGTACCGCCGTTGCCGACGTTCAAACCATTCTTGCAGCCCCTTGCGGTTCAAGCATCCCGTCAATGGGTCGTGCGTGGCTTCCTGCTTCAAGCGTTCGTGGTCGTGAAGAAGACTGTCCGCCGCCAAGACAAATTCAACGGCCTGCTCCTCTTCCGGTGTCGGGTCCCCGCGAAAGTAGACTCGATAGAGGCCGTCCGCACAGGGGAGCTCGCGGACACGAAGCAGGGATTTCCATGCCGGCGACCCCGTGGTCACGCCGCGCTCAAACACCCCGTCTGGCGTTTCGACCTCCACGCCGAATGCCCGCATATCGAGCCAAAACTGCATGTGCGCGTCGCGCCAGGATGCACCTTGGGCGAGGCGCTGAAGAAAACGGACATAGGCTTCTAGCATGCTCCTCACACTCCTGCGTGAACGGGATTCCCAGGGGGCGTCACCACACCCGCCGAGATCCCCGGATCAAGGCCTGCGATGTCGCTCGATACTTGAAACGGCTCCGTGGCGTTGAGAAACCCCACAATGTCCCCAGCGCTCACCGGCCCGATGGCCTGATTCTCCGCAAGATCCCACTTCATCACCTGATCCGAGGACGCTCGGATCATCACGCTGCTTCCGTTGGGAAGGGGAAGCGTGATCGTGGCCACTTGATTGCTGGGATCGACAGTCCACGTCACTTCCCCGTCAGCCGGCGCGATGATCGGCAGCGACGGCAACCATTGAGCGACGAGTGCGGAGTTCTTGTCCTCCTGCTTGGCCTGCACCGTCCATCCTCCCGTCGAAGACGGCGTAAAGGTGAGGTTGGCGTCGCCGAACAGCCAGTATCCGCTGTGATCAGGCAGTTGGACAGGCGGCGTGTCCAGCACATAGGCCGCCGTCATGCGCATGAGCGCGTTGATGTAATCCTGCACCGCCGCCTCGTCACTCGAACCATAGTAATGCGCACTGGCGTTCGGCCAACTCCCATACATGAGATAGAGCACGTGAAGGTATTTCGCCCCAGCATTCAGCGCATCATCGGGGTCGTAGGGCGAAGCGTAAGGCGCACACCCCTGATCCCCGTTGGCCGCGCATTGTTCGTCCAAAGCCAGGAGTTCCTGGGGTTGAAGCGCCGCTTCGGCGGGCGTACCGATCGGCGCTTCGAGATGATCTGCGTCCACGCCGAGTCCCCCGTATTTCTGGATGCGAAGCGCGTCGGTGTCCGGCTCATCGATCTGCACATACGGGTCTTCCCACCCACTCCAGGTCTCCGGCTCAAACTGCATGAGGCCCATCGCGTGGCTGCCGTCGTAATCCGCATACGCATTCGGCTCCCATGACGATTCGTGGAGCGCCGTGGCCGCGATATACTGCATGGGCACTTGGTAGGTCTCACTGGCCTGTTGCACGTAGGACACAAACGGCGTCGGGATCCCATCTGCCGGAGACACGTCCGTGGGAATTTGGCCGTTCCAGGACGAGGGCACCGCCGTATTGAGCGCATTGCCACCCGCAAGCACCGCCACCAAGAGAAGCAGGAAAAACAAGCATGGGATGCTCACAAGAAACATCGCCAGAAGGAGAAGGAGCGGCCAGCGGCGGCGAGCGAGACGCAGCCCCATCCGCAGTCCGATTCTCCCCAGGATCGCCGTCAAATCCCGCCTTCCTCCTTATCCCAGAATAGCCCGCCAGAACGCCGCGTTCTCCACGTAACCCGGCTGCAAATACCAACGCCCGTCGTGCGGGACGAACACGTCCGGAAAACCTCGGATGGCATTCGCAAGCGCGCTCCCTGGCATCGCGTACAGGACCCGTTCCGGCATCGGTACCCCCAAGGCGGCGAACGCTTGTTGGACCTTTTGTTGGGCCTCAGCCAGCGTGAAAGGCATCGGAACTTGCAACATGGTCTCATTTTGCGTCATCGGGTATTCGTATCGCTCGAACCCCGCGGCAACCCATGTCGCTCGGCTCAAAAGTCCTTCCTGCTTCAAGGTCTGGGCCAGCTCGTGGCAATACTTGCACCACGGCGCGAAAACAATGACGGGCCGATCAAGCGGAAGAACCACGGTCTGGCCGGATGCCGTTTCGACTCGCGCCGTCTCAAGCACTTGCAGCATCGAGCTTGGAACAGGCGATAATCCGTGCCAAGTCTCTGAACCCAAGACGGCGTGTGGCGACGGGAGCACGTTGACCCCCGTCACTTCCCTGGACGAAGCAGGATGCGATGAAATTCTCGTTGTCTCTTGAACGTCAGACGGTTTGGATACGCTCGTCGCCGCACCGCAGCCCGTCACGAGCAAGGCTGCCATCCCTATCCCAAGCCACGTCACTTTGCGATTCACGGTTTCGCCCCCTCAAAGAATGCCAACCAGTCATGCACTTGCGAGGCAGGCAAGATCCCCGGCACGGCTTCCCAGCCGTTCGCCACGCGGTGATAGGCGATGGGGACAGGCAGAGACGTATCCTCGTACAACGTGACAGCGCTCGGCAACGGATCACCTGCATAGCCTGCCTGTTTCCACACACGCTCCGTTTGCGCTTGCGTCAGTCCCACCCACACGACGGCGGGCTTGTCGTGCAGTTGCGACCACACGCTCTGAAATTGTGGGATCGCATAGGCCGTCAACGCGCTGATGACCAGCACATTCTTGGTCCCGTTCGGCACCGTGACCGGAAGCGACGTCACATGTTCCAAACGGCTCGCATAGGGTTTTAGATGTTGTGTGATTTGCACAGGCAGGGCTTTGGTGGGCACTGGAACTTCTTTAACCGGTGGAATTTTGTAATTCGACGAGACTGTGTTGGAAGCGTGCGTCCCCACGCTCGGTCCCGGAACCGGTTGAGTCGGCGAAGGCGCCGTGGACGCCGTGGTTTGGGTCGCGTGGGTTCCACACCCCGTTAACGCAAGACTCCCCAGCACGACCATCGCGATCATGAACGTTCCCTTCTTCAACGTACATCCTCCTCGGTACCTTGGTCTCCTCATAGAAGTGTGGTTTGTCATGCAAAATCAGTGATTATCGGTCCAGCCGTGTGACCTTGCGCCCCGACACCTCGTACATCCCAGGCCGAAGCCCGATGATCCATCGCCCGCTCGGCCAGCGAAGACGCCGAGGCTGTCGAAAGACCGCTTGCCGACGCCCAATGCTCACGTCTACATGTACAGCGTTGGTGAAAGTCCACGGTTCCGCAGAGCGTGTCCGCACTCGCGTCGGCAAAAGCAACGCTCCGCGCGTCCACCACACGCGCGCCTGAGCGTGAAACACCGTGCGACGTCCTCGATGCCAAACCAACGTGCGGGGTTTGCGCACAAACCCATCGCTCACATGGCTGCGAAACGGGTAGGCTACGAAACCATACAAATACTTGACGAGCGATTTCCCATCCGGGTCGAGCTTGCGCGCCAGCCAAGTAAATCCTGCGGCGCTCAGGGTAACGACCACCCAACGATTCATGAAGAGGTTGAACAGCCGATAAGGTGTGAACGCGTCGAAGAAGAAAAAGAAGATCCAGGACAATGCGAACGTGACGAGATCGTCCCAGTAGAGCCGAAACCCCAAGTGAATCTTCCGGTCAATGTTGGTCACAACCACTTTCTGCTTGAACAGTTTTTGGTAAGTTCTCGGCATCTCAACTTCTCCCTTACACATGTGGCGAGGAACACTCCTCGCCACATGCCTTATCCGTTCTGCAATTCATGGACAAATGTCCACTTCTCGCTTCCTGCTTCCACGACCCATGACTAGCAGCCCAAGGCCGCCCCCGCCAGAGGGATCTCCACAGGCGTCACTTCCCGCGGAACTCGCGGTACCAATTCTCAAAAGATTTTTCGCTGCGTTGATGTCGCGGTCATGCCGCGTGCTGCACGCCGGGCACGTCCACTCCCGCACCGACAATGGCAGCTCGCTTATCACGTACCCGCACGCCGAGCACGTCTTGCTGCTCGCGTAAAACCGTGGTGCCACGATGAGTTCCGAGCCATACCACGCACACTTGTACGTCAACATTCGCCGAAACTCGCCAAAACCCACGTCCGAAATGGCTCGCGCCAACGCTCGATTCTGTACCATGCCTCGCACATGCAGGTCTTCGATGACGATCACTCGCTTGGTTTTCGCGAGCTCCGTCGTCACCTTGTGCAAAAAGTCCTGACGTATGTTGCGGATCTTCCGGTGCAGCCGGGCAAGCGCCAGCGCCGACTTCCGCCGATTTCGCGAGCCTGGTTTCTTTCGGCTATGCCGCTTCGACAGCCGCCTTAAGCGGCGAAGGTATCGGGCGAGCGGCTTTGGCGCCTCGATTTTCGTCCCGTCAGACAACGCGAGAAAGCACGAAATACCCAAATCTACACCCACCGGCTCGCCCGAAGGTGGAACAGGGTCCGGAATCTCCGTTTCTGTGGCCAAACTCACATACCAACGGTCCGCCTCCCGCTTGACCGTCGCCGACAGGATTCGGCCTTCGACATGCGGTTTCTCTTTCAGCCGAACCCGCCCGAGCCGAGGCAGTTGTATAGCGTTGTCCAAGACGCGAATCGAACCCGTCAGGCGAAACGAATCGTCGCGACCTTTTTTCTTGAACCGAGGGAATCCGGCCTTGCGCCCCTCCTTCAACCTGCGAAAAAAGTGTTGAAACGCGCGATCCAAGTCCCGCAACGCTTCCTGCGGGGCGCATTTGGAGACCTCGTACATCCACGGGAAGTCGGTTTTCTTCAGGCGGTTGAGTTCCCGGTGCTGTTCGATGGCGTTCGTGCTTTGCCCCGTCTCTTCATAGAGCGCGATGCGTCTGGCAAGCCCCCAATTGTACGCAAATCGGGCCGCACCTGCGTGCTTGGCAAGCAGGTTCCGTTGCATCCGATTCGGCGCCAACTCATACCGATACGCCCGATGAATCTTCATGCTCGAGAACCTCTTTTTGGTCGGCGCTTGACACGCGCGCATACAAGGCCACGGCATTCTCCGTGGAAGGCTCGGGTTCGTGAACAAGAATGGTGCCCGAAGGAGTTTGTTCAAAAGGCACGGGCATCCGGCCTTCTTTGACCCAACGCCAGGCGGTCTTGTACGTAATTCCGTTCTTTCTTGCCCAATCACTGAGTTTAATAGAAATAAAATACACTAAATGTACATGATTGTCCATCATTCAGTGAGCAGTTCTCAACCCCCGATCTTTCCGATAAACCATTGGATAATGGGGAAGAACACCGTCGGGGCAAGCAAAAACAATAACGCCACCATCCCAAAGACCACGGTGACCATCATGTTGCTGTGGGCTCCCCTGAAATAGTGCATGAAAAGCCGCACCACCATGACCGCCAGCGCCACGACTCCTAAGATCGAAAAGATCGGATCCAACAAGCTCCACAGAGGATTGCTGGTGATGTCGTTAAGCGTCGTTCCCGTTCCGTTCATGGGAAAGCCTCCTTTACTGAAGATGCAAAAAGCGGCATACGGCTCCGAACCACGGCCAGGTGCCCCATCCCACCACGCGCCGAGCATCGGACAAGACTCCTCCTGCCGCGTGCTGGATTTCAAGTGGCGCGTGAAGGAACAAGTACGCGAGAGCAAACAGCACGGCAAACGCGGTCAATGCCACGCGAATGACGGTTTCGCCTGTGCTCTCGACCTCAATCGCAAGCCAGGGCACCGGCGGTTTCACCCACCAGGGCAGCGGATAGAAAAGCTGCACGCCGCGCGGGTTCACGAGATCGATCACCCAGTGGCTCACCCAGCCCACCCAGATCCCCGTGGCCAGCCAGTCGGGGATGCGAAGCCCCAGGCCGAACAGCACGAGGTACAGGAGCGTCGAGACCAGCAGGCTGTGGGTCAGCGTGCGGTGGCGCACGAACATCGACACCACCGAAGCGCCCGGTATGTGTCGAGAGATCCAAGATTCAGGCTGATCGATGTCCGGCACGGGTGCGACCGCGTATGCCACCGCAGCCGTGGCGACAGCTTGCCACGTGATCGGCGCGTGTTCTGAAGCCAGCATCACCTCCGTCAGGGCCACCGCGAACACTGCGTGAGTCGTATGAATCAAAAAGCCACCTCCTCTCTACGAGAAGCGGGGTGGCATGCAAAAAAAGCCTTAGTGCTGAAGTAGCTCCTCCGTTTGCAGGCCAAGCAGTTCCAACAGCTTTGCCTTGCCTCGGGCGTTATACCTGAACGTTGACACCTGCTTGTCGCTATACGGCGATTTGTCTAACACAAACTCGCCATATTCTGGCGTTTTGAGCCCGTACTGATTTGCGATACGGCCAATGAGATTTGCGCTGACACCGGCTTCTTCCGCGATCTCCGTGGCCGAGTATAAACGTTCCTTGGCAGGCGGCTGCAAGAGTTCGCGTCCAGCCGCGATATTGACCGCTGCAAACAGCAACGACTCAATCGCCGTTTGGGAAATTTGATCCCGGAACTTCTGTGCGGCGTCGAGCACAACTTTGGCCAGTCGCGCTTGCGCGTTCATCCGCATCACAGCCAACCGCTCGCGCTTCATTTCTTCGTCTTCGGTCGACTTGCGATTCGGCAGTTCGTACCGGCCTGTCTTACGGAGCGTCGGCAGGACCTCGTGGGTGATCCAACGCTTGAAGCCCTTAGCTTCAGGTTTGCGACTACGCAAAATCAGAGAGTACAATCCGGGTTCGTTCACAACAAAGGTTTCTTGCTGACGCCCAAGTGCATCGGTGACCGGAACAGTATTCCGCTCATCCTCATCAAGGAGACCAACCGACTTCCGGGCGTCCACGATGCCCAATACGTCACACACGTCCTTTGCCACCCACCACGGCTCGCCATCGACCATGACAACCCGCACCTGCTTGCCTTCGTACTCAAACGGCAACAACGTATCCATTCGCTCGACCTCCCGAAGTTTCAGGCGGAATTCCCCGCTCTACTCAGAAGGGGGACGGCATGCAAAAAGGCCCGCATTCCCAGGCGAGCCTAGTCTCAGGTGTTGTCTCTCGGATTCCGATTACGCCGCGGGTCAAACCGGAGGGGCTGCCCCATGCGCGCGCGTTGACGCAGATTCGTGGCCCTGCGCGAAGGTGTGACAGGCGGTGTACGTCGAGAAGCTTCCGGCCGCTCTTCGCGCCGCTGCGTGTTGCGTGCAGGCGGGTGCGCTGCGGGTTTCGTTCGAGTGGTTTGCGAAGAAGCCTGGGAAGCCTTCGGTTGCAACCGCACCACCGTGTTCGGCGTGTTCTTGGACTCTGCGGCCCTGGGGGGCGTCGATCCTTGCTCGCCCTCCGCTTGTTTCGCGTTCGCAGAAGCCTCAGATTCATGGGTACCCGCGATACGGCGAAACGTTGCGGGGTGGACGGAAGGCGCAGCAGGCTTCACGGCGTCCGATGCCTGGGTGAACTCTGCACCGATGGACGTTCCCGTGGCCTCTCGTCCGTCTGCCGGCACATGAGCTTCGTCGTGTGTCGTCGGGCGAAGCGTGATGTTGCGTCCTGAATCATCGGCCTGCCGTTCGATCGCTTGTTCGCGAGTTTTGGTTGCCGTCGTATCCGAAGCCGATGTCTGTGCTTCGGCAAACGATTCAACCTGGACCGCAGGGGCGTCGTCGCGCGTACCAGTTTCTTCAGTCGCCATGGTATGCGTTTCATCTTGCTCCAACGAGGCAGGCGTTTCAGGCACTCCCCGCCGGCTCGCTTCCGCCGCCGTCTCTTGCACAGGCGCAGGCGTGTGAAAGCTTCGCTCCAACGCGCCGGCTTCCGCATCGTCCACTTCCACTTCCGGCAACTCAGAGCGGTTCGCCGCACGAGACTCTGCGCGCGCTCCCTCGCTTCCGGGGCCTGAAACTGAGTTCGTTTCGCTGTCCTTGCGCAGCGTCCCTGGATTCACTGCGGAGGCTTCAGGTTCAGAAGCCCTTGAAGCACTTTCCACCCGTTCTCCTGCATCGACTTGTGGTGCCACAAACGCTTCCGAGACCAACTGCGGAGATGGCACATCCTGTTCTTCTGTCGCCACGGGTGACGATTCGGTCACGTCCTCTGCGGACACCTGCTGTTCCGCTTGCTCCGGCGAAGATTCGTCCGTCACGCGACGTTGCACAGACGAACTTTCGGGTTGGGATGTGGGTTCGGGTGTCGCAAAAGCGTCCGCCAAGGAGGACATCGCCACCTCGTCATCCGCTCCACGCCGCATGGGCTCGTCTTCGCGCCTTACCATCCCATCTGCCGTACTCTTCGAAGGCACCGTGTCAGGCTCGGACGCTTCGCGATCTTCATCACGCTCCGAACGCGCATCACGCGACTCTGAGGCTCCGTCCGTGCTGGACGATACAACCTCTTGTTCTGGGACTTTCTCCTCTCCATCGTTCGATTTCGCGTCCGCGCTTGGACGCGATTCGGCTTCGGGTCCTGGATGTTCGTCCACGGTAGATTCTGGTGTACCCTTCTGCGTCTCGAGCGTTGCGACCTTGGTTTCATCGTCGGTGTCAACAGTCGACTGTCCATGTCGTATCGACTGTCCACCCGCAGTGGACG
This window harbors:
- a CDS encoding TcpE family conjugal transfer membrane protein, with product MPRTYQKLFKQKVVVTNIDRKIHLGFRLYWDDLVTFALSWIFFFFFDAFTPYRLFNLFMNRWVVVTLSAAGFTWLARKLDPDGKSLVKYLYGFVAYPFRSHVSDGFVRKPRTLVWHRGRRTVFHAQARVWWTRGALLLPTRVRTRSAEPWTFTNAVHVDVSIGRRQAVFRQPRRLRWPSGRWIIGLRPGMYEVSGRKVTRLDR
- a CDS encoding metal-dependent hydrolase, whose protein sequence is MIHTTHAVFAVALTEVMLASEHAPITWQAVATAAVAYAVAPVPDIDQPESWISRHIPGASVVSMFVRHRTLTHSLLVSTLLYLVLFGLGLRIPDWLATGIWVGWVSHWVIDLVNPRGVQLFYPLPWWVKPPVPWLAIEVESTGETVIRVALTAFAVLFALAYLFLHAPLEIQHAAGGVLSDARRVVGWGTWPWFGAVCRFLHLQ
- a CDS encoding phage repressor protein, which encodes MDTLLPFEYEGKQVRVVMVDGEPWWVAKDVCDVLGIVDARKSVGLLDEDERNTVPVTDALGRQQETFVVNEPGLYSLILRSRKPEAKGFKRWITHEVLPTLRKTGRYELPNRKSTEDEEMKRERLAVMRMNAQARLAKVVLDAAQKFRDQISQTAIESLLFAAVNIAAGRELLQPPAKERLYSATEIAEEAGVSANLIGRIANQYGLKTPEYGEFVLDKSPYSDKQVSTFRYNARGKAKLLELLGLQTEELLQH
- a CDS encoding type II secretion system F family protein translates to MAYALGVLMALAVLIGVVGTYLADQEQERLFRQSVHGTFRRPKPKQGFLESLHQNLVFFAREIGHPEWADLAYRVSFAMPVLVLALFLLLGLYWAFPFAAFAFFLPYVYLSRLYKRARLLLKKQLRQARLLIALLTEAGAPIERGILAAESVANYPLKPYLRDVCIAIGAAEGMENVSMRVETVVEAFMTMAERLRLPEATQFAQLLSQATRYHTPLVDMMLTSLEIEERIRDAEAEHLHNSAVAKIGLISTLGMGIPVFGYIFFAVLSYAMKLFASGFGVGIAF
- a CDS encoding RNA-guided endonuclease InsQ/TnpB family protein, which produces MKIHRAYRYELAPNRMQRNLLAKHAGAARFAYNWGLARRIALYEETGQSTNAIEQHRELNRLKKTDFPWMYEVSKCAPQEALRDLDRAFQHFFRRLKEGRKAGFPRFKKKGRDDSFRLTGSIRVLDNAIQLPRLGRVRLKEKPHVEGRILSATVKREADRWYVSLATETEIPDPVPPSGEPVGVDLGISCFLALSDGTKIEAPKPLARYLRRLRRLSKRHSRKKPGSRNRRKSALALARLHRKIRNIRQDFLHKVTTELAKTKRVIVIEDLHVRGMVQNRALARAISDVGFGEFRRMLTYKCAWYGSELIVAPRFYASSKTCSACGYVISELPLSVREWTCPACSTRHDRDINAAKNLLRIGTASSAGSDACGDPSGGGGLGLLVMGRGSRKREVDICP
- a CDS encoding GGDEF domain-containing protein, producing the protein MLEAYVRFLQRLAQGASWRDAHMQFWLDMRAFGVEVETPDGVFERGVTTGSPAWKSLLRVRELPCADGLYRVYFRGDPTPEEEQAVEFVLAADSLLHDHERLKQEATHDPLTGCLNRKGLQEWFERRQRRYNNLEFVLVLMDFDKFKCLNDTQGHAKGDEALCAIAQALQAEKRASDVLARLGGDEFVLIFEACACHEGMVDRLRQLKARLPLEQYGLDITFGTACFPKHGETLEQLLAHADLHLYHGKHRGGGEIVWGDSAHGGA
- a CDS encoding recombinase family protein, which codes for MMDNHVHLVYFISIKLSDWARKNGITYKTAWRWVKEGRMPVPFEQTPSGTILVHEPEPSTENAVALYARVSSADQKEVLEHEDSSGVSV
- a CDS encoding HD-GYP domain-containing protein, with amino-acid sequence MVELEIGQDGAIAAVRGNLDELLDFAPDEIRGVPSAFLHPQITEAGLHTLWVRRRNGDRALLHAFSIPHDTHTQVYLAHVFEQDTIQVKLAYQSALFRGLAFAAEYGDPELLNHLSRVERYTIWIAEEALRWEQPDVSRITLAAYVHDVGKSAIPREILYKPAKLTPEEYKLVQTHTQKGRDVLEEVESYIQQENAWLYDEKSWRWAKEVALHHHENWDGTGYPTGAAGEEIPLVARVVKLVDVLDALLEARPYKEGWPPEQVKREIDQKKGVEFDPHLAEWLLAQDWAFVQNIATGKKG
- a CDS encoding transglycosylase SLT domain-containing protein; this translates as MTAILGRIGLRMGLRLARRRWPLLLLLAMFLVSIPCLFFLLLLVAVLAGGNALNTAVPSSWNGQIPTDVSPADGIPTPFVSYVQQASETYQVPMQYIAATALHESSWEPNAYADYDGSHAMGLMQFEPETWSGWEDPYVQIDEPDTDALRIQKYGGLGVDADHLEAPIGTPAEAALQPQELLALDEQCAANGDQGCAPYASPYDPDDALNAGAKYLHVLYLMYGSWPNASAHYYGSSDEAAVQDYINALMRMTAAYVLDTPPVQLPDHSGYWLFGDANLTFTPSSTGGWTVQAKQEDKNSALVAQWLPSLPIIAPADGEVTWTVDPSNQVATITLPLPNGSSVMIRASSDQVMKWDLAENQAIGPVSAGDIVGFLNATEPFQVSSDIAGLDPGISAGVVTPPGNPVHAGV